The following DNA comes from Candidatus Peregrinibacteria bacterium.
TCCAAAAAGAATAAAAAGAAAGACAATTTTTAAAAGATACCCGTGAAGAGAAAACATGGCAGGAGAAAAAAATCAAAAAGCGAGAGATTCTGTCATTTCAGCTTCAGATGGAGATGCAAGAAGAAAGACTTCTGCTGAAAGCGCATCAGGCTTGGAAACGAGAGAATCATAATAGAGAGAGAAAAAGACTTCTTCTCCGGGGGCAACATCGAGTTCGTAAAACAACACCGCGTTGCCTATTGGCAAAAAATGACCATTCGCACTAGAACTGAGAAGAGAGATTTTCTCCGAAGGAATCGGGAAAAAAGCGATAAAATCTCGAGAAGAAAAAAAATCATCATTGCGTATCATCAGGTGAATAAATCCCACTTTTCCCTTCATTTGTGAGGAAGGAAGAATCTCCACCGGAATTTTTTGGGAAAAAACGATACTATGCGGAAATACAATTTCTTGCTCCCAAAAATTATTCTGCTCATTTCGATCTTCTTGCATAGAAGACACTCCTACTTGGGAAAACATTTTATATCCCCCATCTTTTGCTTCGCTCATGGGGAAGAGGAATACTGAATAAGAGAATGAGAGAGTCTTTCCAGCAGGAAGGAAGAGGGAAGAACAAGTGATTTTTTGACGAGCAAAAAGACACGACTTGGGAATATCTCCAGAAGCCTTTATAATTCCTCCTTGATAATAATCTTTCACCACAACAGAAGTTGCTACCGCTGGGCCATTATTTGTTACCGAAACAGTCACATCTGCCACCCCTGGTTTTTCCTCAGAAAACAGAAGTGTTTTTGCTACGCTAAGATCAGAAGAAAGCCGGTATTCTTTGTCTGAATCCGCACTTGAAAGAATTCGCTGACCCACCAAATAAAAAACAGGACTTGAGGAAGAAGTATTCTCTACAGAAAAAGTTTCAAAGAGAGCATGAGAATCATTTTGGAAATCAGAATTAGGAGAAAGTGCATCTGATGGCATAAGCGAGTCGACATCAAAAAAATCCTCTTCATCAGCAAACGCCAAAAAAACACTCCCAAAAACTGATGCCAAAAAAACAGAGCCAACAAGGAGGAGTTGAAAAACTTTTTGTAAGAAATACATTGATTCTTTCAAAAAACATTATAAAGGATATAATTTTTATAACTTTTTACTTTTATTGTCAAATAATAATTGTGTTTTAAGAGAAAAATTGGTATAATTAAATGTGTTTTCTCTCCAAAAAATATAATGAAACTCTCTCCCGGAATTGTTACTGGCAAAGACTATAAAGCACTTGTTTCCTCTGCGAAAGCGGGAGGATACACCATCCCTGCAGTAAATGTTGTGAGCTCTTCTGGCATCAACGCAGTGCTCGAAGCGGCGGCAAAAAACAAATCGGATGTCATTATTCAAATCAGTAATGGCGGAGCCCAATTTTATGCCGGAAAAGGACTCACGGATAGCTTTCGGGCAAAAGTACTTGGTGCTATTTCGGCGGCGCGACACGCACATACGGTTGCCAAGGAATATGGAATATGTGTTGCCATGCACACCGATCATGCGAATAAAAGCCTTATTCCTTGGGTAGAGGCGCTTATTGATGCCAGCGAAGAAGAGTTTCAAAAAACAGGAAAACCACTTTTTTCCTCACACATGCTTGATCTTTCAGAAGAGACTCTTGAAGACAATCTCTCGGAAAGTGCGAGAATTTTACAACGCCTTACACCAATGGGGATGAGTCTTGAAATAGAACTTGGACTCACAGGAGGAGAAGAGGATGGTCTTGGATCGGAACTCACAAATGACGATGTAGGGAATCCAAAACTCTATACTCAACCACAAGATGTTTTACGAGCGTACGAACTCCTTTCTCCGATCGGACATTTTTCTGTGGCGGCTTCTTTTGGAAATGTTCATGGAGTCTATAAACTCGGAAACGTAAAACTTCGTCCGGAGATTTTGAAAAATTCGCAAGATCTCGTTATGTCTGTGAAAAATACAGGAGAAAAACCACTCAATCTTGTCTTTCACGGTGGATCGGGGTCGGAGGAAGAAAAAATTCGAGAGGCGGTTGGATATGGAGTATTTAAAATGAACATTGATACCGATATGCAATTTGCGTATTCCCACGAAATTGGAAAGTACGTCAAAGAACATTCAAAAGCCTTTGACTTTCAAATTGATCCAGATGATGGCACTCCGTACAAGAAACAATATGATCCTCGTGCATACCTCCGAAAGGGAGAAGAGGGAATTATACAACGACTTTCTGAGAGCTTTTCCATTCTTGGATCGCGAGAAAAAAGCCTTGCACAGGCACCTTCTGAAATTGCTTGAGGATAATGTTCTAAGAAATCATTTTTCAATTTCCTGTTTTCTTGTCAGGAGGAAAAAAAAATCTCATACTAGTGATGCTTTCTTTATCCTTTTTTTCATGTCTGCCGTTCATTTTACCGATGATAGCTTTCAGGCTGAAGTGCTTCAATCTGATATTCCGGTGCTTGTTGATTTCTGGGCAAGCTGGTGCGGACCGTGCCAAATGATGGGACCGGTGATCGATGCTCTTTCTGGCGATTTTGCCGGAAAAGTAAAGGTGGGGAAACTCAACGTTGATGAAAATCCAAAAACTGCTCAAGAGTATGGTATTATGAGCATTCCTGCATTTAAGGTTTTTCAAAACGGAGAAGTTATCGGAGAAATTGTAGGAGCCATGCCAAAAGATGCATTCGTCGAAAAATTGAACGCTATTGTTGGGTAAGCAAATGTTCTTACCTTTTTATAATTTTGTTGAAATTGTCACACGCGCGATAATGAATCGGAAAAACACTCCTCAACGGCAGAATATATGCATGTGCTCATGCTACAAGATCCGATGTATTTCGGGGAGGCGTTTTTAGTATTCTAATTCTCTCGACAAAAAACGACCCCCTCCCAGAAATTTCGGAGGGGGTTTTTCTTTTAGGATAAATATGCATTTTCCTTCTCAACACAGGCTCCCCAATATACTCGTTGTCGACAACTATGCCCCAAATCATCCAGACTACGAACGTATTGCCAAAACAACGGGGTATCTCTTTCGAAAGAAAATTCAAAAACGCATACGATCACTTTGTCACCTTCTTTTTTTTGGAGAAGTGCATATTCTTTTTCAAAAAGCAGAATGTTTGCCAAAAACAGAACTTTTGCAGTATCTCTTTTCGCCAAAATGGGATCTGATCATTGTAACGGGCTCCCCGTTTAATGCCCATGACGAACATGAATGGATTACAAATCAAATTTTTGCCTATCAAAAGGTTCTTGAAGGTGTAATTTATGCCCCGCTTCTTGGTATTTGTTTTGGACACCAGCTCATAGCGCTTTCAGGAGGAGGAAAAATTGGTTCAACACAACAGTACTACCATGGAGACACCTCCCTGCTCCTCATGAATGGAGAATCTCTTCCCATCTTCCGATCACACCGATACTATGTTTCTCATATCCCCGAAACAGCACACATCCTTGCGACAAGTGAGGATGTTATTGAGAATAAAAAACTCCCGTATGCACTTTCGTATTCCACGACAAACAAGAGCTGTATTATTACTCTTCAACCACACCCAGAGCATCCTCCTCACAGTAAAAACAAAGAGCTCATTTCGCTCCTTCGAAGATGGCTGTGTGTGAGAACAATTTCTTAAGAGGATCAAAAAACCCTTGCTTTCTTCAGGACAAGACCTACAGTAACACAGGTGACAGAATTACGAACGACAACGTTGGCGAAAGCATTTTTACATGCCATTGATAGGAAAAATGCAAAAGAAACCCCTTGGGAGAAAGAGGGAAACGAAAGTCAATGGAGCAAAATATACCGCAAAAAAGCGTTTCGATTTCTTCCTTTCCTTCGGTACTGTCCTGGTATTCGAGGTGTTTTGGTCTGCAACTCGGTTGCATTTGGTACTGCGGAAAAATCATCAGATATTGATTTGCTCATTATTACTGCTCCAAAAAAACTATGGACGGCACGCGTTTTTTCTACGGTAATCCTCCATATTTTAGGGGTTCGGCGACATGGAAAAAAGATTGCAGGGCGTTTTTGTCTTTCGTTTTTTGTGACGGAAAATGCACTCAATTTCTCACACATTGCACTTCCAAATGGCGATCCGTATCTCGGATTTTGGACAAAAACGCTCATTCCAATATTCGGAGAAGAAGTCTTTCGGAACATACAAAAACAGAATCAAATCTTTGTGAAATACGAAACCGGCGAAGAGATATCCGACAAAAAAATACCAACGGGAGATTCACACTTCCGTAATCTGCTCGAACATTGTTTCAAAGAGAAAGCAGAGGTATTTTTCAGAAAACATCTTTTCCCCCGAACACTACGCAAGAAAGAGAATCTTCCCAATACGTCTGGCACCATTCTTTCAGACACCATGCTCAAATTTCATGATCAAGATCGACGGGAGGAGATTCGGAAGAAATGCCATAATTTTTTACAGCATCAAGATGTTTCCCCTCCTTCTTCTCTGGAATCCCTTTTTCGGGCAAGAGAACGGTGAATGTTGTTCCCACATTTTCTTTGGATTCAAATTGAATCGTTCCCCCAAACTCTTCAATAATGGATTTTGTAATGTAGAGGCCCAAACCGTTTCCGTTTACCTCTTTTTTCTGAATATTATCAGCACGAAAGAGTTTTGAGAAAATCCTGTCCTTTTGATACTTCGGAATACCATATCCTGTGTCAGAAATAGTGATTTTAAAGAATCCATTTTCCCGATGAATATCAATAGAAATTTTCCCCTGTTCGGGAGTGTATTTTATCGCATTTCCCACAAGATTTTGAAAAACAATGTGTATTAAATTGGAGTCGAGAGGAATATGAGGAAGATGTGCGGTGATATTCTTCTCAATATGCATTTTTTTCTGAGCAACAAAGAGCGAGAGCTCCTGAAGAACTCCATCGAGTGTCTTTTCTATATCAATAGGTTTTGAATCCACTGCAAGCGTTCCAAGATCAATGCGAGAGACATTTAAAAGAGAATCAACCAACCCTCCCATACGCTGACTGCCTTGTGCAATTTCAGTAAGAAACTCCCTTTGCTCTCTATTTATTTTTCCCGCATCTCCACTCAGGAGAAGCTCTGCATACCAGTTGAGTGTTGTCAGCGGTGTACGGAGCTGATGGGAAGCGAGGGAAACAAATTCACTTTTTGCTTTATCGATCCCCTTTTCACTGGTGATGTCCCGTTCAATTCCAACATAAAAAAGAATATTCTTCTTTTCGTCGAGAATAGGAGAAATAGAAACGTTAACATCATAAATCTCACCATTTTTTCGACGATTTCTCATTTCTCCTCGAAAAACATCCTTTTTGTTTGAAATCGTATCCCACAAAAGAGCGTATGTTTCCTTGTCCATCAACCCCCCCCAGTTTTTTCGGGTTCCTGCTTTCTTGCCTATAATCTCCTCTCGTAAAAATCCGGTAAGCTTCTCCATTGCTTTATTCGCAAAGAGAACAACTCCCTCAGCATTCGTAATAATAATGTGATCGGAAGCATTTTCCACGGCAAGTTGAAATTGCTTCAGCTCATTTACAAGATTTTGATATTTTTGTTTCTCGTTCTCGATATCCTTAAGAATTTTAAGAATAACATCCTGTTGGTGTTGCAGCTTTTCATTTTTTTTTTCTGATTCCTTTTGTTGGAGTCGTTGCTCTGTCATATCTTCAAAAGAGCCAATCACCTCTATGGCTTTTCCATTTTTTCCAATAATACAAGAGATGTTTTTTGAGATGAGCATATCATTTCCATGTTTTGTTTTTATGGTTCCCTCTTTGTGAAGCACGAGAATATTTTGCTGACCCGAAAAAAATGGAGAAGAAATATCTACATCTATCAGTGCATTCGGTTTCTTTTTGTTTATCTCCTGTATCGTATACCCCGTAATTCGTTCGGCTTCTAAATTCCAGCCGATAATATTTTGCTTGGCATCCATACGAAAAAAAGCAATGGGGGCTCCACGAAAAAAGAACTCCTGCTGTATTTGAGAGAGACGATAGCGATGGAAGATGGCAAGAAGAACAACAACAAAAAACGCAAAACTGATGGCAAAAAAGACACCCAAAAA
Coding sequences within:
- a CDS encoding DUF11 domain-containing protein translates to MYFLQKVFQLLLVGSVFLASVFGSVFLAFADEEDFFDVDSLMPSDALSPNSDFQNDSHALFETFSVENTSSSSPVFYLVGQRILSSADSDKEYRLSSDLSVAKTLLFSEEKPGVADVTVSVTNNGPAVATSVVVKDYYQGGIIKASGDIPKSCLFARQKITCSSLFLPAGKTLSFSYSVFLFPMSEAKDGGYKMFSQVGVSSMQEDRNEQNNFWEQEIVFPHSIVFSQKIPVEILPSSQMKGKVGFIHLMIRNDDFFSSRDFIAFFPIPSEKISLLSSSANGHFLPIGNAVLFYELDVAPGEEVFFSLYYDSLVSKPDALSAEVFLLASPSEAEMTESLAF
- the fbaA gene encoding class II fructose-bisphosphate aldolase; protein product: MKLSPGIVTGKDYKALVSSAKAGGYTIPAVNVVSSSGINAVLEAAAKNKSDVIIQISNGGAQFYAGKGLTDSFRAKVLGAISAARHAHTVAKEYGICVAMHTDHANKSLIPWVEALIDASEEEFQKTGKPLFSSHMLDLSEETLEDNLSESARILQRLTPMGMSLEIELGLTGGEEDGLGSELTNDDVGNPKLYTQPQDVLRAYELLSPIGHFSVAASFGNVHGVYKLGNVKLRPEILKNSQDLVMSVKNTGEKPLNLVFHGGSGSEEEKIREAVGYGVFKMNIDTDMQFAYSHEIGKYVKEHSKAFDFQIDPDDGTPYKKQYDPRAYLRKGEEGIIQRLSESFSILGSREKSLAQAPSEIA
- the trxA gene encoding thioredoxin, which encodes MSAVHFTDDSFQAEVLQSDIPVLVDFWASWCGPCQMMGPVIDALSGDFAGKVKVGKLNVDENPKTAQEYGIMSIPAFKVFQNGEVIGEIVGAMPKDAFVEKLNAIVG
- a CDS encoding PAS domain S-box protein codes for the protein METRHFLQESISFWGNSSFFLGVFFAISFAFFVVVLLAIFHRYRLSQIQQEFFFRGAPIAFFRMDAKQNIIGWNLEAERITGYTIQEINKKKPNALIDVDISSPFFSGQQNILVLHKEGTIKTKHGNDMLISKNISCIIGKNGKAIEVIGSFEDMTEQRLQQKESEKKNEKLQHQQDVILKILKDIENEKQKYQNLVNELKQFQLAVENASDHIIITNAEGVVLFANKAMEKLTGFLREEIIGKKAGTRKNWGGLMDKETYALLWDTISNKKDVFRGEMRNRRKNGEIYDVNVSISPILDEKKNILFYVGIERDITSEKGIDKAKSEFVSLASHQLRTPLTTLNWYAELLLSGDAGKINREQREFLTEIAQGSQRMGGLVDSLLNVSRIDLGTLAVDSKPIDIEKTLDGVLQELSLFVAQKKMHIEKNITAHLPHIPLDSNLIHIVFQNLVGNAIKYTPEQGKISIDIHRENGFFKITISDTGYGIPKYQKDRIFSKLFRADNIQKKEVNGNGLGLYITKSIIEEFGGTIQFESKENVGTTFTVLLPEKGIPEKKEGKHLDAVKNYGISSESPPVDLDHEI